One Gossypium raimondii isolate GPD5lz chromosome 3, ASM2569854v1, whole genome shotgun sequence genomic window carries:
- the LOC105794523 gene encoding U-box domain-containing protein 6, whose protein sequence is MDISEVEENLFVGSDAKLHGEMCKILSAIYCKVLSIFPSLEAARPRSKSGIQALCSLHIALEKAKNVLQHCSTCSKLYLAITGDSVLLKFEKAKCALIDSLRRVEDIVPQSIGCQILEIVSELEGTVFSLDLLEKQVGDEMITLLQHGRKFDDCNDNNELESFHQAATRLGITSSRAALTERRALKKLIERARAEEDKRKESIVAYLLHLMRKYSKLFRSEVSDDNDSQGSTPCSPTVLGSLEDGGSGGNGQAFERQLSKLSSFNFKPNIRRSGQIPIPPEELRCPISLQLMYDPVIIASGQTYERICIEKWLGDGHDTCPKTQQRLPHLSLTPNYCVKGLIASWCEQNGVPNPDGPPESLDLNYWRLALSESETANTRSVDSVGFCNLKGVKVGPLEESGTIEEIEGKEAENEHPCVQEEVSELNVLERYQDLLSVLNEEENLRKRCKVVEQIRLLLKDDEEARIFMGANGFVEGLLQFLDSAVREGNAMAQEIGAMALFNLAVNNNRNKELMLAAGVILLLEDMVSNSNAHESATALYLNLSCLEQAKSIIGSSKAVPFLVQLLGSETDPQCKLDALHTLYNLSTVHSNIPSLLSAGIVNGLQPLVISGDNAWAEKSIAVLLNLAASQAGISEMVSACGLISDLASVLDTGELIEQEQAVSCLLLLCNGSEKCCQMVLQEGVIPALVSISVNGTTRGREKSHKLLMLFREQRQRDHPPADANMSIETSQDPMPATATAQESNPPCKSVSRKKMGRALSFLWKSKSYSVYQC, encoded by the exons ATGGATATTTCTGAGGTTGAAGAGAACCTATTTGTGGGCAGTGATGCCAAG TTACATGGCGAGATGTGCAAGATACTATCTGCAATTTATTGCAAAGTCTTATCCATATTCCCTTCCTTGGAAGCGGCACGGCCTAGGAGCAAATCTGGCATTCAGGCCTTATGTTCATTGCATATAGCACTAGAGAAGGCAAAGAATGTCCTTCAACATTGTTCAACATGTAGTAAACTTTACTTG GCTATTACTGGAGATtctgttcttttaaaatttgagaaggCAAAATGTGCTCTTATTGACAGTCTTAGGCGTGTAGAAGATATAGTTCCACAGTCCATTGGATGTCAG ATTTTGGAGATTGTAAGTGAACTTGAGGGGACTGTTTTCTCACTCGATCTGTTAGAGAAGCAAGTTGGTGACGAAATGATCACATTACTCCAGCACGGGAGAAAATTTGATGACTGTAATGACAATAATGAGCTAGAGTCTTTTCACCAGGCTGCAACTAGACTTGGTATAACTTCTTCTAGAGCAGCCCTAACTGAAAGAAGGGCTCTTAAGAAGCTGATAGAGAGAGCTCGTGCAGAGGAAGATAAGAGGAAGGAATCTATTGTGGCTTATCTTTTGCACCTCATGAGAAAATACTCCAAGTTGTTTCGGAGTGAGGTTTCAGATGATAATGATTCACAGGGTTCAACACCTTGTTCCCCCACTGTTCTAGGTTCTCTTGAGGATGGAGGGTCTGGTGGTAATGGCCAGGCATTTGAGCGGCAGCTATCGAAGCTTAGCTCGTTCAATTTCAAGCCAAATATTAGGAGATCTGGGCAGATACCCATTCCACCCGAAGAATTAAGATGTCCAATATCTTTGCAGCTTATGTATGATCCAGTCATAATTGCCTCTGGACAGACATATGAAAGGATCTGTATTGAGAAATGGCTTGGTGATGGGCATGACACCTGCCCGAAGACTCAACAGAGACTTCCACATCTCTCTTTAACTCCCAATTATTGTGTTAAGGGTCTCATTGCTAGTTGGTGTGAACAAAATGGAGTTCCTAATCCTGATGGCCCCCCAGAGTCTCTTGATCTTAACTATTGGAGACTGGCATTGTCTGAGTCAGAGACTGCAAATACAAGATCAGTGGATAGTGTTGGCTTTTGCAACTTAAAAGGGGTTAAGGTCGGTCCTCTTGAGGAGAGTGGTACCATTGAAGAAATAGAAGGAAAAGAAGCTGAGAATGAGCATCCATGCGTGCAGGAAGAAGTTTCTGAGCTTAATGTACTTGAAAGATATCAGGATTTGCTATCTGTTCTGAATGAAGAAGAGAACTTGAGGAAAAGGTGCAAAGTTGTGGAACAAATCAGGCTTTTGCTGAAAGACGATGAGGAGGCCAGGATTTTTATGGGGGCTAATGGCTTTGTTGAAGGATTATTGCAATTTCTAGATTCAGCTGTGCGTGAAGGGAATGCAATGGCTCAGGAAATTGGGGCAATGGCTCTCTTTAACCTTGCAGTCAACAATAACAG GAACAAGGAATTGATGCTAGCAGCTGGAGTGATTTTATTGTTAGAGGATATGGTTTCAAACTCCAATGCCCATGAATCAGCCACTGCTCTCTATCTTAATCTCTCGTGCCTTGAGCAAGCCAAGTCTATCATAGGCTCAAGTAAGGCTGTCCCATTTTTAGTCCAGCTACTTGGAAGTGAAACTGATCCACAGTGCAAGCTTGATGCCCTTCACACTCTTTATAACCTCTCTACTGTGCACTCTAATATCCCCAGCCTTCTTTCTGCTGGCATAGTTAATGGCCTACAGCCACTTGTGATCTCAGGTGACAATGCCTGGGCAGAGAAATCTATTGCAGTTTTACTAAACTTAGCTGCAAGTCAAGCAGGAATATCTGAGATGGTTTCAGCCTGTGGTCTCATTAGCGATCTGGCATCTGTATTGGATACTGGAGAATTGATCGAGCAAGAGCAAGCTGTTTCATGCCTTCTACTTCTTTGTAACGGAAGTGAGAAATGCTGTCAAATGGTCCTACAGGAAGGTGTGATTCCGGCCTTGGTATCGATTTCAGTAAACGGGACGACAAGAGGGAGGGAGAAGTCGCACAAACTTCTGATGCTCTTTCGTGAGCAACGGCAACGAGATCATCCACCAGCAGATGCAAACATGAGTATAGAAACCAGTCAAGATCCAATGCCTGCAACAGCCACGGCTCAAGAATCCAACCCACCATGTAAGTCAGTATCGAGGAAAAAAATGGGGAGAGCCTTGAGCTTTCTATGGAAGAGCAAGAGCTACTCTGTTTACCAGTGTTAA